The proteins below are encoded in one region of Clostridium fermenticellae:
- a CDS encoding CotS family spore coat protein: MPYSVKKHNNHDLLSEENVKNYVLPHYNLEYADIKRVKFKDTDKQRAVYKISDTNQNYCLKKVYFSKEDLLFVYSAVEWIFRYDINVPRILSTNTSSRFVNYNNMLFILTPWIDGEKCDYDNKEQILSSMYNLSLIHSKCKNFIPISGSYTRKNFNDIYSSIKKHFEQILNCSNLAFKYKDRFSKEFLEHFDTNLSLAKVSLLTAASIHNQNLSTSLCHLDYVNKNIIFDKNNNIWTIDFDKCSIDYCTHDISYALRRCLKRDNTGWDINLAIDSLESYEHIQKLNLDEFKYILCYLSFPQKFWKLSRDYYNNMKKCNHNSFLYLLKNAVENDTKQLEFSLKFTKYIEGRFNTKII, from the coding sequence ATGCCCTATTCAGTTAAGAAACACAACAATCATGATCTATTATCCGAAGAAAATGTAAAGAACTATGTACTCCCCCACTATAATCTTGAATATGCTGATATAAAAAGGGTTAAATTTAAAGATACAGATAAACAAAGAGCTGTTTATAAGATAAGTGATACAAATCAAAATTATTGTTTAAAAAAAGTTTATTTTTCAAAAGAAGATTTACTCTTTGTATATTCTGCTGTGGAATGGATATTTAGATATGACATAAACGTTCCAAGAATATTATCTACAAACACAAGCAGCAGATTTGTAAACTATAACAATATGTTATTTATATTAACACCATGGATAGATGGTGAAAAATGCGACTACGATAATAAAGAACAAATTCTATCCTCTATGTACAACCTGTCTCTTATCCACAGCAAATGTAAAAATTTTATTCCGATTAGTGGAAGTTATACGCGCAAAAATTTTAATGATATATACTCATCAATAAAAAAACATTTTGAACAAATTCTAAATTGTTCAAATTTGGCATTTAAATATAAGGATAGATTCTCAAAAGAATTTTTAGAACATTTTGATACAAATTTAAGTTTAGCTAAAGTATCACTTTTAACTGCAGCTTCTATCCATAACCAGAATCTAAGCACTTCTTTGTGTCATTTGGATTACGTAAATAAAAATATTATTTTCGACAAAAACAACAATATTTGGACAATTGACTTTGACAAATGCTCAATCGACTACTGTACTCATGATATATCATATGCTTTAAGACGATGCCTCAAAAGAGACAACACTGGTTGGGACATAAATCTAGCTATAGATTCACTTGAATCATATGAACATATTCAAAAATTAAATCTAGATGAATTTAAGTATATCTTATGTTATTTATCTTTTCCACAAAAATTTTGGAAATTATCGAGGGATTATTATAATAATATGAAAAAATGTAATCACAACTCTTTTCTTTACTTACTAAAGAATGCTGTTGAAAATGACACTAAACAATTAGAATTCTCATTAAAATTTACTAAATATATTGAGGGCAGATTTAATACAAAAATAATTTAA